From Fusarium musae strain F31 chromosome 8, whole genome shotgun sequence:
ACCGATATCAGAGTCTGATATGTCATCCTATGCAGGGTTCCAAGAACCCGGAACGGTCTGCAGAGACCAATGCCAGTCTTGATCAGGTGCATTGGCTCCATAGATGACACTTACGCCACCTCGGTATTCTCCACAGACAAGGACCATATTCTTTAGTCTCTGCATATCTTGGCGAATATTGTGGGCTGATTGCGATACCAGGCGCAGGATTGAGTTGATGTAACGTTTTTGACGCCTCGACGAATCGACAGGCTTGCAGCATGAGAAACCCGGTCCTTGGTACAGACGTCAATGTCTGGACGATGTCACAGCGGTCCACTATAAATGGAGATAAGAATGGGGATGAGTGGATGAGTTTTGACGTTTGCTAGATGATAAGCTGTGATAAGGTCATGGTTGGGCCCAGAGAAGACACTAGATATTGGAAATGGAGCGTTATCAAGGCAATCTCCAAGAGCTTACTAATTCGACTCAACCGAACCATGGTGCCTTTAGGATACGGGCAACTGACGCTCTAAAAGTTGACGATAGAGTGATTTGGAGTGTGTGTAGTTGACGGCAGGAGAGATCTACCAGAATGACATTAAATTCAGGATTATTGTAACCCTTAGGAAGACACTACCTCCCCCTTTCGCCTTACATTTTACTGTTATCAGCTGAATCATTGTATATACGTGGactaaaaagaagaaagacgaTTCTTCTTGGTAAGTATTAGGACTATCTCGTCTTGAGTTGTTTATAATAGTACAAGTaaagccacaagtctcaaatACAAATAGCATATACTTAACGTATATGAGATTTTTATAAGGGTATTATGTACATTGAGACTAGGAAAGCAGCTTAATATGTCCCAACCTGAACTGAATCGTGAAGCGAGACCATACTGCACCATCTCAAGACTCATAGCTGACGAATGAAAAGCTTATGGGTACCCGGAATGACATGTCAACAAAATTAGACTCAAAGGTGACTGAAACTTTCTGCAAATGAATGTTTGCTAGGTTCAGTTTATGTTCAAGCGGTCAATCTATACTGTTGAGACATTCTTCAACGACAGTCACGGTTTATGCCCCGTTGAGAGGTCATAAGCTCTAAGTACCAATcaataaaaagtcttatttgTGACTGaaagcttaatatttaatCACCTGCCTCATTTGTATTTTTTAGCTGAAACAGGGCTGCGAGGATCAGCACAGAACTGACCTCATCTGCGCTGACAGCCTACCTCTAAAGCCTAACTCTATAGGTAGTCATCGACTACATGGTTGCTTTAGCTTGCCTTCTAGGGATCGGCCGCCGTAAACTAGTTGATACTAATAAATGACTAGGGTTGAGTGCTCATAGAGTTGGGTCCTTACTCAGTGCAGGGAGCTAATAACAGCCCTATTCACAGGAGCCCGGCACAACGGCATGTCAGGGTGTTTAAAGTAAGTCCCGGAACTCTCGGTAAACTACAGCAATCTCGTGTTTACATATTTGCACCCCATGTTGTCAATCTCTAGCGGTTTTATAATAATGTACTAGTTAAGCAATGTTGGATATAGACTACCCACTATGTGAAGCCAGAAGTGTCCTTGCTACTGAAACAATACTTTCCCAAAGCGTTTTCTCATCAGCATATAGTTTACAGCAATAGGTCGGATTGTGTATATGTTCATGTCGAAGTTATGAGCTATATGCaatatttgcagttgagacctGTGATTCAGAGTTTATCTTCATTACACGGAGCTGAGTTAGAATGTAGACTGTGTGTTAACCTGAGTAAGTGTCCTTTTACCTTTCACTTAGTGGCGCTTTGTTCTACCTAATGAGGATAGTAGATAGATTTACTGTACTTGAAACACAGTTCGCTCTCCATTTGTGGGGGTTTGTACATATTAAGTTTGACTATAATCCCTGGATATATGTGCAAACAAGCATTTGTTTGCAAAGTACTGCAATTTGTTTACTACTGGTACAGAAAGAATCTGGATCCTTTATTAAACTATCTTTAACACAATTACGAAACTTCCACAAACAGGTCTGAAGTCGCTAGATGTGTACCAAAGCATGGGTCAGATACCTAGGAAATTAAGGAAGATGTATTTCATGATTCTTATGAATATATGTTCTGGGTCTCCTTTCCTCAAGAGACTTCACGACTGAACGTTTATTAATAGCGCAAACCTGTGAAGATGATTAGACCCGTGCTCTTAAATAGGCTTGAGCTCTCTCATTCTAACGTTACAACAACCACTCTATTCCTTAACTCCTTCATACCTTGTCCTCTCTAAACACCTTGCCTTTTAAGTCCTTCACTTACTGCCACTACAACCCTTACTCAATTATGCTGCTCAATAACATATTCGTCGCCATCTTAGTCCCTATGGCTCTTGCAGCCACTCCGCTCGGGGGCggaagatggaagaaagTCAACCCTTCCCTCAAACCCCAGCAATGCGCAGGAGGGCAAATCAAGGGTGACGTCTTTCACCTTCCACCAAAGGCCAATGGGCAGACCATTGGCTCCGGCTGTCACAATGGCCATCTTCGCGCCGAATACGGCTCCAAAGACCACTATACCTCGGGCGTACACCAATTTACCGGCAAATTCACCATCAACTCGTTCGGAGGGGATCGAATCTCTCTCAAGCAAACAATCGGATACAAAGGTGCATGGTTCATGCTGGCTGCAGATCACTCTGGAGATTTGTACGGTGTGGGAGGTAGAGGGACAATTGCTAAGGGAGTGGCCAAAGTTGGTGCAACGGTTACTGTCAACACCATTCATGATGCCGATACCGGTTTATATAAGGTCTTCATCAACGGAGAGGAGAAATACTCCACTACTTCGCCGCGAGAGGTATGGGGAGATAAGTATGGAGCCTATGCTACTGTAAGCGGTTCAGGGCCAATTACTGTTACATGGAATGATGTAGAATTCTACACTCGTTAGCATTGTGTTTTCGTGATGGGATTGGAGAGAATGAGTTAAAGGCTGAAGGGGTTGGGGTTTTTCCTCTGGGTGTAGCCCAGTTTTCCCTGTAACTTCATGAAGCAGCTGGCCTTTCTAGCAACGCACAGCGGTTATACTAGACATAGATGTTTCAATTCTTTACTGTCAAACTAGAACGAAATCCTGTCTTCTCTCTATTCGAACTAGCTTGGCGCTTGTAGAAACCTGCTCTGTCTAAATACATCTCCAAGAAATTTCCTTGATACCCCATCTGAACCCTTACCATCCCAGAGCTGCCTTGATAGAGGCTTCCAGAAGCGCACCTCCCTTGGCTTGCGTAGCAGCATTTGGGTGATAGTCACATCCTGAATCAGAGCCCTGAGTAGGCCAATCAACCAGATGAGTCTTGACACCAGTCAGCTGCTGCATGGCATCCTTGAGAACTTTGACATGTGTGGACTTTTGCGCATCAGCCGTGGTAGGGTAGTAATCGCTGAGGAGCGGAGAAGACACAAAGAAGAACTGAGCCTTGGGGTAGTGTGGCTGTATGCTCCTCACCAACTTGACCAGAGCTTGAGTCAGGTCTGCAGGGTTGACTGGCTGGCGCACGTTGAGGTAACTGAAGT
This genomic window contains:
- a CDS encoding hypothetical protein (EggNog:ENOG41), which gives rise to MALAATPLGGGRWKKVNPSLKPQQCAGGQIKGDVFHLPPKANGQTIGSGCHNGHLRAEYGSKDHYTSGVHQFTGKFTINSFGGDRISLKQTIGYKGAWFMLAADHSGDLYGVGGRGTIAKGVAKVGATVTVNTIHDADTGLYKVFINGEEKYSTTSPREVWGDKYGAYATVSGSGPITVTWNDVEFYTR